Proteins from a genomic interval of Lolium perenne isolate Kyuss_39 chromosome 1, Kyuss_2.0, whole genome shotgun sequence:
- the LOC127298873 gene encoding E3 ubiquitin-protein ligase AIRP2 yields MRKFQESVKALEADIEHANTLASEFMRDYDGSVIQMRMAYSAVAHFLVQWTDCRLASALGLLKIMIFKVYPDDGTTSMPAWEREANIREFYGVLFPSLLQLPSGITELDDKKQRRLCVDRFRRRDAGFSQLDLERELECGICLEANAKIVLPDCTHSLCLSCFEHWNSKSQSCPFCRACLQKVKPSSLWVYTDDRDVVDMDALTRENIRRLFMYINKLPLVVLHVVDLDIYEYSTK; encoded by the exons ATGCGCAAGTTCCAGGAGTCTGTCAAGGCTCTCGAGGCCGACATCGAGCACGCCAACACGCT GGCGTCGGAGTTCATGAGAGATTACGACGGCTCGGTCATCCAGATGCGGATGGCATACAGCGCCGTCGCGCATTTCCTCGTGCAGTGGACGGACTGCAGGCTCGCCAGCGCGCTAGGACTCCTCAAGATCATGATATTCAAG GTGTACCCGGACGATGGCACCACGAGCATGCCGGCTTGGGAGAGGGAGGCCAACATCCGAGAGTTCTACG gagttctgTTCCCGTCGCTGCTTCAGCTGCCCAGCGGAATCACTGAGCTGGACGACAAGAAGCAGAGGAGGCTATGCGTCGACAGGTTCAGGAGAAGGGATGCCGGTTTCTCGCAGCTGGATTTGGAGAGGGAGCTCGAGTGCGGCATTTGCCTCGAGGCCAACGCCAAGATCGTGCTGCCCGACTGCACGCACTCGCTCTGCTTGAGCTGCTTCGAACATTG GAATTCTAAATCGCAGTCTTGCCCCTTTTGCCGTGCCTGCCTCCAGAAGGTGAAGCCGAGCAGTTTGTGGGTTTACACCGATGATCGTGATGTTGTGGACATGGATGCCTTGACTAGGGAAAACATTAGGCGACTGTTTATGTACATAAATAAGCTACCACTTGTAGTCCTCcatgttgttgaccttgacatttaCGAGTATAGTACAAAATAA